Proteins found in one Odontesthes bonariensis isolate fOdoBon6 chromosome 11, fOdoBon6.hap1, whole genome shotgun sequence genomic segment:
- the LOC142391895 gene encoding diphthamide biosynthesis protein 3-like has product MSVFHDEVEIEDFEYDEETETFYFPCPCGDRFAITKEDLENGEEVATCPSCSLIVKVIYDQELFVSGEIIEAPSASEHKLQPAQS; this is encoded by the exons ATGTCGGTGTTTCACGATGAAGTTGAGATCGaagactttgagtacgatgagGAGACGGAGACGTTTTATTTCCCGTGTCCCTGCGGGGACCGCTTCGCTATAACTAAA GAGGACCTGGAGAACGGGGAGGAGGTGGCCACCTGTCCCAGCTGCTCGCTCATTGTTAAAGTCATCTATGATCAG GAGTTGTTCGTGTCCGGAGAAATCATCGAGGCTCCGTCGGCCtcggagcacaaactgcagccgGCTCAGTCCTGA